A genomic segment from Clostridium fungisolvens encodes:
- a CDS encoding cold-shock protein — MQTGIVKWFDNEKGYGFISANAGDDVFVHHSQIKEKGPSKDLHEGEEVSFDVVQKEKGPQAINVEKM; from the coding sequence ATGCAGACAGGTATTGTAAAATGGTTTGATAATGAAAAAGGATATGGATTTATATCGGCAAATGCAGGTGATGATGTTTTTGTTCATCATTCTCAAATTAAAGAAAAAGGACCAAGTAAAGATCTTCATGAAGGAGAAGAAGTCTCTTTTGATGTTGTTCAAAAAGAAAAGGGTCCTCAAGCAATAAATGTGGAGAAGATGTAA
- a CDS encoding EAL domain-containing protein, with protein MRYTITKKVRSFAILLVITTVVFLGTIYFVNANRIVRQSFEERSMLLMNTVDFSVNNFTKQQEHIIDQIEKSNLIDKNISFSDKEHMQNDLDGISETYGSVLNIYLAYDDGSCVISPRTDTALGNLSERDWYTAAVKGNTNVWSDAYTDKVTGKTVITVSKALYKNGKLIGVLGIDFAMDSLVDYISNIKLGDTGHIMLLDSKYKIMAGYDNEQVGTYIKSEELTKTILSGSKKLITLEYNGEKKYCFYSKSLRTNWIIVGMIDEKEMNKYSKDILEITILSSLLISILAIFLGGRVTKSITKNLKILAEDIEHIGADDLKLRFDEGAKDEVAIIASHINNILDKLSCIIDSSSDAIWEYDIDKDKLTLSEKFSSISGYNTDNKRYTLQSLIELIHPDDYGKACDSFTSLIKGHESTFESEFRIRKIDGEYIWLSVKSKPASKNNKRNSKICGSITDITLKKLYEEDIFNLAYYDQLTKLPNKIYFQKELAKEIESLQENNLNAIVVLIDVDNFKNINDTLGHRIGDLLLIEIAKLLSDLNKDNTIVARIGGDEFLLLMKDVSKYENIEHLVNEIQTGLKSNFYIEGKCITVSSSAGIVEFPKNGNNVEDIIRNADIAMYGAKESGKNKALLFDNNMFESFNRKIAIEQGLSDINYDNELEVYYQAQMDLEQHKLRGLEALLRWNSPVLGRVSPAEFIPIAEETGSIVPIGEWLIYKVFKSANELRMKNIGYNVISINISAVQLLDKNFLATVQKALEETRIDSSQVEFEITETAIINNIEYSNEILNNLRKLGFKIVLDDFGTGYSSLSYLKMLPIEVLKIDKSFIDDINSTHNNRALLDGIIKLAHDLRMEVIAEGVEEDEQLRFLEEISCDVVQGYYFSKPVPYEVVEEEYRRLLKFKSTK; from the coding sequence ATGAGATATACAATAACAAAGAAGGTTAGATCATTTGCTATATTATTAGTGATTACTACAGTAGTTTTTTTAGGCACAATATATTTTGTTAATGCTAATAGGATAGTAAGGCAATCATTTGAAGAGCGAAGTATGCTTCTTATGAATACTGTAGATTTTTCTGTTAATAATTTTACAAAACAGCAGGAGCATATAATTGATCAAATTGAAAAATCAAACTTAATAGATAAAAATATATCATTTTCAGATAAAGAGCATATGCAGAATGATTTAGATGGTATATCTGAAACCTATGGAAGTGTGCTAAATATATACCTTGCATATGATGATGGAAGCTGTGTTATTAGCCCAAGGACAGATACTGCTCTTGGCAACTTAAGTGAAAGAGACTGGTATACTGCCGCTGTTAAAGGAAATACAAATGTATGGAGCGATGCTTATACAGATAAGGTAACAGGAAAAACAGTAATAACTGTATCTAAAGCTTTATACAAAAATGGAAAACTCATAGGTGTACTTGGAATTGATTTTGCTATGGATTCACTTGTTGATTATATATCAAATATAAAATTAGGCGATACAGGTCATATTATGTTATTAGATTCAAAGTATAAAATAATGGCCGGTTATGATAATGAACAAGTAGGGACTTATATAAAAAGTGAAGAGTTAACTAAAACAATTCTATCTGGAAGTAAAAAATTAATAACATTAGAGTATAATGGTGAGAAAAAATATTGTTTCTACAGTAAATCGCTAAGAACCAATTGGATAATAGTTGGAATGATAGATGAAAAAGAAATGAATAAGTATTCTAAGGATATATTAGAGATAACTATACTATCTTCTTTGCTTATATCTATATTAGCTATTTTTTTAGGTGGTCGTGTTACTAAAAGTATAACTAAAAATTTGAAGATACTTGCTGAAGATATAGAACATATAGGTGCAGATGACTTGAAGCTAAGGTTTGATGAGGGAGCTAAGGATGAGGTTGCAATTATAGCTTCACATATTAATAATATCTTAGACAAGTTAAGCTGTATTATTGATTCTTCTAGTGATGCTATATGGGAATATGATATAGATAAGGATAAACTAACACTGTCAGAAAAGTTTAGTTCAATATCAGGATATAATACTGATAATAAAAGATATACCCTTCAATCTTTAATAGAATTGATACATCCAGACGACTATGGAAAAGCATGTGATAGTTTTACCTCCTTAATTAAAGGACATGAATCTACATTTGAAAGTGAATTTAGGATTAGGAAGATAGATGGAGAATATATATGGTTAAGTGTGAAATCCAAGCCGGCAAGCAAAAATAATAAAAGAAATTCTAAAATATGTGGATCCATTACGGATATAACTTTAAAAAAGTTATATGAAGAGGATATTTTTAATTTAGCGTATTATGATCAACTTACTAAACTTCCAAATAAGATATATTTTCAAAAGGAATTAGCTAAAGAAATAGAAAGTTTGCAAGAAAACAATCTAAATGCAATAGTAGTACTTATAGATGTAGATAATTTTAAAAACATTAATGATACATTAGGTCATAGGATTGGTGATTTATTACTTATAGAAATAGCTAAACTCCTAAGCGATTTAAATAAAGATAATACAATTGTTGCAAGAATAGGTGGAGATGAGTTTCTGTTGCTTATGAAGGATGTAAGTAAATATGAAAATATAGAGCATTTGGTTAATGAAATACAAACTGGATTAAAAAGCAACTTTTATATAGAGGGAAAATGCATAACTGTTTCTTCTAGTGCAGGAATAGTAGAATTCCCTAAGAATGGTAATAATGTAGAAGATATAATAAGAAATGCTGATATAGCGATGTATGGAGCTAAAGAAAGCGGAAAAAACAAAGCTCTGTTATTTGATAATAATATGTTTGAAAGCTTTAACAGAAAAATTGCAATAGAGCAAGGTTTAAGTGATATAAATTATGATAATGAATTAGAAGTGTACTATCAAGCTCAGATGGATTTGGAACAACACAAATTAAGAGGTCTTGAAGCGCTTTTAAGATGGAATTCACCGGTATTAGGAAGAGTATCTCCAGCAGAATTTATCCCTATCGCTGAAGAAACTGGAAGTATAGTACCTATAGGAGAATGGCTTATATATAAGGTTTTTAAGAGTGCTAATGAATTGCGAATGAAAAATATAGGGTATAATGTGATTTCTATAAATATTTCTGCAGTACAACTATTAGATAAAAACTTTTTAGCTACAGTGCAAAAGGCTTTAGAAGAGACTAGAATAGATTCTAGTCAAGTAGAATTTGAAATAACTGAGACTGCTATAATTAATAATATTGAATATAGTAATGAAATTCTCAACAATTTAAGAAAATTAGGCTTTAAGATTGTGTTAGATGATTTTGGTACTGGGTATTCTTCCTTAAGTTATTTAAAGATGCTTCCTATCGAGGTGTTAAAAATAGATAAGTCATTTATTGATGATATTAACTCTACACATAACAATAGGGCTTTGCTTGATGGAATAATAAAACTTGCTCATGATTTAAGGATGGAAGTTATAGCTGAAGGTGTTGAAGAAGATGAGCAACTTAGATTTCTTGAAGAAATTAGTTGTGATGTAGTACAAGGTTATTATTTTAGTAAGCCAGTACCATATGAAGTGGTTGAAGAAGAATATAGAAGGCTTCTAAAATTCAAGTCAACTAAATAA
- a CDS encoding pyruvate, water dikinase regulatory protein, with the protein MLTIFAVSDSIGETAEQVAIAAASQFKDKAEVKRIPYVKSFEDVEELIKNIDTCTSCMVVSTIITVNVREFLTEKCIEKNINIINVLGPIINVASTILNTHPDYNPGAMWKTDEMYFKRIEAMEFAMQYDDSKDYRGLKNADVVLIGLSRTSKTPLCMYLANKGIKAINIPLVPEVGVPDELYQIDKKKVFGLTINPLQLIEIRKRRLDKFHRISSEIEYASDSRILEEFDFADKIIRKLGCKTIDVTQRAIEDTALIIMESIGQGK; encoded by the coding sequence ATGTTAACCATATTTGCTGTTTCAGATTCTATAGGAGAAACTGCGGAACAAGTTGCTATAGCAGCGGCGAGTCAGTTTAAGGATAAGGCAGAGGTAAAGAGGATTCCGTATGTTAAATCATTTGAAGATGTTGAAGAATTAATAAAAAACATAGATACATGTACATCTTGCATGGTAGTATCAACTATAATAACTGTTAATGTAAGAGAATTTTTAACTGAAAAATGTATAGAAAAAAATATAAATATAATAAATGTATTGGGGCCAATAATAAATGTAGCTTCCACAATATTGAATACCCATCCTGATTATAATCCGGGGGCTATGTGGAAAACTGATGAAATGTACTTTAAGAGAATAGAAGCCATGGAATTCGCTATGCAATATGATGATTCGAAAGATTATAGAGGTCTTAAGAATGCTGATGTAGTTTTAATTGGATTATCCAGAACTTCTAAGACTCCTTTATGTATGTATCTAGCAAATAAGGGGATAAAAGCTATAAATATTCCTCTTGTTCCAGAAGTAGGAGTTCCAGATGAATTATATCAAATAGATAAGAAGAAGGTATTTGGGTTAACTATCAATCCACTTCAGCTAATCGAAATTAGGAAAAGAAGATTAGATAAATTTCATAGAATTTCTTCTGAGATTGAATATGCTAGTGATTCAAGAATATTAGAAGAATTTGATTTCGCTGATAAGATTATAAGAAAGCTAGGATGTAAAACTATTGATGTTACTCAAAGAGCTATTGAAGATACGGCTCTAATAATAATGGAGTCTATTGGGCAGGGTAAATAG
- a CDS encoding patatin-like phospholipase family protein gives MKIGLVLAGGGGRGAYQIGVWRALVDLGFDKYIKVVSGTSIGALNAVLFMCGDVDKAEDLWLNLSRDEILPAKNIELMKKSLMLAWGSRNINFVKKYIPKTLEMGNISRQGLIDLMNKHIDFEKVQRSQITCYAACSEMPSIKPKYFKLNEYDENGIKEILLASSAIPVVYESKEIETRKYLDGAMCDNLPIQPLYGDGCDIIIAVNLSLVSEVDRAAFPNAKIIEIIPSEMDEGVLSATLDFTPNGARKRIKQGYDDTKNLFEPIIELTKYNLMKLPQDVVANVGKKLLKQSNRFRDIIVNNRNE, from the coding sequence ATGAAAATAGGGTTAGTGTTGGCAGGTGGTGGAGGAAGAGGCGCTTATCAAATAGGGGTATGGAGAGCCTTAGTTGATTTAGGGTTTGATAAATATATTAAGGTTGTTTCAGGAACCTCTATAGGAGCATTAAATGCAGTTTTATTTATGTGTGGAGATGTAGATAAAGCAGAAGATTTATGGCTCAACTTATCAAGAGACGAAATTTTACCTGCTAAAAATATAGAATTAATGAAGAAAAGTTTAATGTTAGCTTGGGGATCAAGGAACATAAATTTTGTTAAAAAGTATATTCCGAAAACTTTGGAAATGGGAAATATATCAAGGCAAGGACTAATTGATCTGATGAATAAACATATAGATTTTGAAAAGGTACAGAGATCTCAAATAACTTGCTATGCTGCTTGCAGTGAAATGCCTTCCATTAAACCTAAGTATTTTAAGCTAAATGAATATGATGAGAATGGAATAAAGGAGATACTATTGGCTAGTTCTGCTATACCGGTTGTATATGAAAGTAAAGAAATCGAAACTAGAAAATATTTAGATGGAGCTATGTGTGACAATTTACCAATCCAACCACTCTACGGAGATGGTTGTGACATAATAATAGCTGTAAACTTATCTCTTGTAAGCGAAGTAGATAGAGCTGCGTTTCCAAATGCTAAAATAATTGAAATAATACCTAGTGAAATGGACGAGGGTGTTCTTAGTGCAACTTTAGATTTTACACCTAACGGTGCTAGAAAAAGAATCAAGCAAGGTTATGATGATACAAAAAATCTATTTGAACCTATTATAGAGCTAACAAAATATAATTTAATGAAACTTCCTCAAGATGTTGTAGCCAATGTTGGCAAGAAGTTGTTAAAACAATCTAATAGGTTTAGAGATATTATAGTAAATAATAGAAATGAATAA